From a region of the Brachionichthys hirsutus isolate HB-005 chromosome 9, CSIRO-AGI_Bhir_v1, whole genome shotgun sequence genome:
- the ptprc gene encoding receptor-type tyrosine-protein phosphatase C: protein MPHTTMSTVTTDTTEAPPTPECFYDVTPIKFGFSINITSSIPGKYKYIISIHEDRRPARTEPGDISGQNSLRDIKHLKPCTKYNHKVEFVMNADRRIYCNATWNEATTTEMDKDDIEKVQCTDGLCYRSDWDISSSLSANDIKAQACSNDSKAFCIKPAYTDICRDLNITFTSEDCVNSSFSISSNISADFLHPADIAQRAPTKFPAKIETNLPENCKDLDVSYSCFERERRNEPKNLSMLEPFKNYSCVGDVVYKNVTIIKTEAVNFIIDCDPKISNTKKDITETSLCLSWTTVSDNCADILPNLHNLSYSCTCSPDGKKTDGAAPKQPRGGSCCLSDLKPYTFYTCEIQPTYNDRNVGKREYVFERTVVGTPDQPRDLKVTYLSHNAIKAVCTPIKNFNGPPESYIARLFYGDEEIDSKKDKSCHFEFKDLSYSTSYTVKVTAFNGLRESSPMTKEAATLYNDKALIGFLVFLIILTSVALLFVVYKIYVLKRRMSLDMNENMRLIPSRRDENNLLTVEPIAAELMLQTYKWKLADEGRLFLDEFQSIPRIFFSYCMKEAKRPCNATKNRYMDILPFDCNRVQLTTGNGEAGCDYINASFIDGYKESKKYIATQGPKEETVSDFWRMIWEQQSSIIVMVTRCEEGNRVKCVQYWPADVQDATIFEEFVVKLISEDQCPDYTIRHLSLTNKREKNSEREVTHIQFMSWPDHGIPEEAHLLLKLRRRVNAFKNFFSGPIVIHCSAGVGRTGTYIAIDAMMEGLEAEGRVDIYGYVIRLRRQRCLMVQVEAQYILIHQALLEHNQFGETEIALAELHSTLSMLREKSSGSEPTLIDGEFERLPTFKNWTTRKTGITEENKKKNRSSSVVPYDYNRVMLKMGEGHSRGSNTNVEGEEESSDEEDEESTKYINASYINGYWGPCAFVAAQTPLPDTVADFWSMVYQKRTSAIVMLSDYKEEDKESVYWDEKTYEDFEVEVVSTDASPTFIRRNMLIRHVKRKESRPVTHFQFLKWVNRELPEKPQDLTDMMKAIKRSFGSDKSQSSVSIVVHCNDGSSRSGVFCALWNMLDSADTENLVDVFQVAKTLRKERHGMISSVEQYQFLYDALEGVYPLQNGDVKAVQASAEDSVHIVNETEAAAEQPASTASNDQEGAAPREDEGKAVQNEEPEEEASEVASPEDTGSGPTVED, encoded by the exons ATGCCTCACACCACAATGTCTACAGTCACCACAG ACACCACAGAAGCTCCTCCAACTCCAGAGT GTTTTTACGACGTCACACCCATCAAGTTTGGCTTCTCGATTAACATCACAAGCTCTATCCCTGgtaaatacaaatacatcatCAGCATCCATGAGGATAGACGACCTGCACGAACGGAACCTGGTGACATCTCTGGACAAAACTCGTTGCGAGACATAAAACACCTGAAGCCATGTACAAAATATAATCATAAAGTGGAGTTTGTAATGAATGCTGACAGACGAATCTATTGTAATGCCACCTGGAATGAAGCCACAACTACTGAAATGG ATAAAGATGACATTGAAAAGGTCCAGTGCACGGATGGACTTTGTTACCGTAGCGACTGGGACATCAGCTCTTCATTGTCAGCAAATGATATTAAAGCTCAAGCATGCAGTAATGACAGTAAAGCATTCTGCATCAAACCTGCGTACACGGACATATGCAGAGACTTAAATATAACTTTCACTTCGGAAGACTGTGTGAATTCGTCCTttagcatcagcagcaacatCTCTGCCG ATTTCTTACATCCAGCAGACATAGCGCAGCGCGCTCCAACTAAATTTCCTGCAAAAATAGAAACGAACTTACCTGAAAACTGCAAAGATCTCGACGTCTCTTACAGTTGTTTCG AGCGTGAAAGACGAAACGAGCCGAAGAACTTATCCATGTTGGAGCCCTTCAAAAACTACAGCTGCGTCGGTGACGTTGTCTACAAAAACGTCACCATCATAAAAACCGAGGCTGTCAACTTCATCATCGACTGCG ATCCTAAAATCAGCAACACAAAGAAGGACATAACAGAAACGTCCCTATGTTTGAGTTGGACCACCGTCAGTGACAACTGTGCAGACATCCTTCCCAACCTCCACAATCTTTCTTACAGCTGCACTTGTTCACCGGACGGCAAGAAAACCGACG GTGCGGCTCCCAAACAGCCGCGGGGAGGCTCATGCTGCCTTTCTGACCTGAAGCCCTACACCTTCTACACCTGTGAAATCCAACCCACCTACAACGACCGGAATGTCGGCAAACGGGAATACGTGTTTGAGAGGACTGTCGTTGGAA CACCGGATCAACCTCGAGACCTGAAGGTGACTTATCTGAGTCATAATGCGATTAAGGCTGTATGCACTCCTATCAAGAATTTCAACGGCCCTCCTGAGTCCTACATCGCACGCCTTTTCTACGGCGATGAGGAGATTGACAGTAAAAAGGACAAGTCGTGtcattttgaattcaaagaTCTAAGTTATTCAACATCCTACACTGTCAAG GTGACGGCGTTTAATGGATTGCGTGAAAGTTCGCCCATGACGAAAGAGGCTGCCACTTTGT ATAACGACAAAGCTCTGATTGGGTTTCTGgtcttcctcatcatcctcacatCTGTTGCTCTGCTTTTCGTGGTCTACAAGATTTACGTCCTAAAGCGTCGAATGTCCCT TGACATGAATGAAAATATGAGGTTAATTCCATCAAGAC GCGACGAAAATAACCTGCTGACTGTCGAGCCAATTGCAGCCGAGCTCATGCTGCAAACCTACAAGTGGAAGCTTGCTGATGAGGGAAGACTTTTCTTGGATGAGTTTCAG aGCATCCCAAGAATATTCTTCAGTTACTGCATGAAAGAAGCCAAAAGGCCCTGCAACGCCACCAAGAACCGCTACATGGACATCCTGCCAT TCGATTGTAATCGTGTGCAGCTGACCACAGGAAACGGCGAGGCGGGATGCGACTACATCAACGCCAGCTTCATTGAC GGTTACAAGGAATCCAAAAAGTACATTGCAACTCAAG GGCCCAAGGAAGAGACTGTCAGCGACTTCTGGAGGATGATCTGGGAGCAGCAGTCCTCTATCATCGTCATGGTAACACGCTGTGAAGAGGGAAACAGG GTCAAGTGTGTGCAGTACTGGCCGGCTGACGTCCAAGATGCAACGATCTTTGAGGAGTTTGTGGTGAAGCTGATCTCAGAGGACCAGTGTCCGGATTACACCATTCGCCATCTCAGTCTGACTAAC aagagggagaagaaCTCCGAGAGGGAGGTGACCCACATCCAGTTCATGAGCTGGCCGGATCATGGCATCCCAGAGGAGGCGCATCTCCTGCTGAAACTGAGGCGGCGCGTCAATGCTTTCAAGAATTTCTTCAGTGGCCCCATCGTCATTCACTGCAG CGCCGGAGTGGGCCGGACGGGGACATACATTGCCATTGACGCCATGATGGAGGGTCTGGAGGCGGAGGGACGAGTGGACATCTACGGCTACGTTATCCGACTCCGCAGGCAGAGATGTCTGATGGTTCAAGTGGAG GCCCAGTACATCCTGATTCACCAAGCGCTGCTGGAGCACAATCAGTTCGGGGAGACTGAGATCGCGTTGGCTGAGCTCCACAGCACACTGAGCATGCTCAGAGAGAAAAGCTCAGGCAGCGAACCCACCTTAATAGACGGAGAGTTTGAG CGACTGCCCACCTTTAAAAACTGGACGACTCGCAAAACTGGCATCACAGaagaaaacaagaagaagaatcgCTCTTCATCAGTCGTCCCAT ATGACTACAACCGAGTGATGCTGAAGATGGGTGAAGGGCACAGCCGTGGCAGCAACACCAATGTGGAGGGTGAGGAAGAGTCATCAgacgaggaagatgaggagtCCACCAAGTACATCAATGCTTCATACATAAAT GGTTACTGGGGCCCGTGCGCCTTCGTCGCAGCGCAGACGCCACTGCCAGACACTGTGGCTGATTTCTGGTCGATGGTTTACCAGAAGAGAACATCTGCTATCGTCATGCTCTCGGATTACAAAGAGGAGGATAAG GAGTCTGTCTACTGGGACGAGAAGACCTATGAGGACTTTGAGGTGGAGGTGGTGAGCACGGATGCCTCCCCAACCTTCATCAGACGCAACATGCTGATCCGTCACGTCAAG AGGAAAGAGAGTCGGCCAGTCACGCACTTCCAGTTCCTGAAGTGGGTGAACAGGGAGCTGCCGGAGAAACCTCAAGATCTGACAGACATGATGAAGGCCATCAAGCGCAGCTTTGGCAGCGACAAATCACAGAGCAGCGTGTCCATCGTGGTCCACTGCAA TGACGGCTCGTCTCGTTCGGGGGTTTTCTGCGCTCTGTGGAACATGCTGGACAGCGCCGACACTGAGAACCTGGTGGATGTTTTCCAAGTGGCCAAAACTCTACGTAAGGAGAGACACGGAATGATCTCCAGCGTG GAACAATACCAGTTCTTGTACGACGCACTTGAGGGCGTCTACCCTCTGCAGAATGGGGACGTGAAAGCAGTGCAGGCTTCTGCAGAAGACTCGGTCCACATTGTCAATGAAaccgaagcagcagcagagcagccggCCAGCACTGCCAGTAACGACCAGGAGGGGGCAGCTCCccgtgaggatgaagggaaggcGGTCCAAAACGAGGAGCCAGAAGAAGAAGCCTCTGAGGTTGCGTCACCGGAGGACACCGGTTCCGGTCCCACGGTGGAGGACTGA
- the abhd8b gene encoding protein ABHD8, whose translation MLTTLMEGLLRCLCSKSTNVVVPVETSESADGYEFVEVKPGRVLRVRHIIPDRPVVEEPTGVGGSVSCKRKITVFRNGQLFVENLGERASAELKSCQNGNAEPNRAGEVEMTDCGNSSPPVSLPEAKSESLTDGKDGIHERGAGGDAPAGPPADQSQQARRRKWKPKRTVVIDSERKISACKETHPDVALFFIHGVGGSLDIWGSQLDFFSKQGYEVIAADLVGHGSSSAPQVAAAYTFYALAEDMRIIFKRYARKRNILIGHSYGVSFCTFLAHEYPEQVHKMVMINGGGPTALEPSLCSIFNLPTCVLHCLSPLLTWSFLKAGFAHQSAKEKQLLKDNNAFNVSSFVLRAMMSGQYWPEGDEVYHAELTVPILLVHGMHDRFVPVEEDQRMTEILLMAFLKVLEDGSHMVMMECPEAVNTLLHEFFLWEPATPLPPKKESKTRPETANGRPDKTSEPYKVRPATADQTATMRND comes from the exons ATGCTGACGACCTTGATGGAGGGTCTTCTGCGCTGCCTGTGCTCAAAGTCTACAAACGTCGTGGTTCCCGTAGAGACCTCAGAGTCAGCCGACGGCTACGAGTTCGTGGAGGTGAAGCCAGGCCGTGTCTTGCGGGTTCGACATATCATTCCTGACCGGCCCGTGGTGGAGGAACCCACAGGAGTGGGTGGGAGTGTCAGTTGCAAACGGAAGATCACAGTATTTCGTAACGGGCAGCTTTTTGTCGAGAACTTGGGTGAAAGGGCGAGTGCTGAGCTGAAAAGCTGCCAAAATGGAAATGCAGAACCAAACCGTGCCGGGGAGGTTGAAATGACAGACTGTGGAAACTCCTCGCCGCCCGTCAGCCTACCCGAGGCCAAGTCTGAGTCTCTCACTGATGGAAAAGATGGGATacatgaaagaggagcaggaggagatgcTCCTGCTGGTCCTCCGGCCGATCAGTCGCAGCAAGCCAGGAGGCGCAAGTGGAAGCCCAAGCGCACTGTGGTGATAGACAGCGAGAGGAAGATATCAGCCTGCAAAGAGACGCATCCAGACGTGGCGCTTTTCTTCATTCACGGAGTGGGAGGCTCGCTGGACATCTGGGGAAGCCAGCTGGACTTCTTTTCCAAGCAGGGCTATGAGGTGATAGCTGCAGACCTAGTAGGCCATGGCTCCAGCTCCGCACCACAGGTAGCTGCTGCATACACGTTTTACGCCTTGGCTGAGGATATGAGAATCATCTTTAAGAGATACGCGCGCAAGAGGAACATTCTCATCGGACATTCTTATGG TGTGTCGTTCTGTACCTTCCTGGCCCACGAGTACCCGGAACAGGTCCACAAGATGGTGATGATCAATGGAGGCGGCCCCACAGCTCTGGAGCCCAGCCTCTGCTCCATCTTTAACCTGCCCACCTGTGTGCTTCACTGCCTCTCCCCGCTGTTGACATGGAGCTTTCTCAA GGCTGGATTTGCCCACCAGAGTGCCAAGGAGAAGCAGCTACTGAAAGACAACAATGCCTTCAACGTGTCGTCCTTTGTTCTCCGCGCCATGATGAGTGGGCAGTACTGGCCTGAGGGGGACGAGGTCTACCATGCTGAGCTCACAGTGCCCATCCTGCTGGTTCACGGCATGCACGATAGGTTTGTCCCAGTTGAAGAAGACCAGCGTATGACCGAG ATCCTCCTAATGGCCTTCTTGAAGGTCCTGGAGGACGGTAGTCACATGGTGATGATGGAGTGTCCCGAGGCTGTCAACACACTCCTGCATGAGTTCTTCTTGTGGGAGCCAGCCACGCCTCTTCCGCCAAAGAAAGAGTCCAAAACACGTCCAGAGACTGCCAACGGCAGACCCGACAAGACCAGTGAGCCTTACAAGGTCCGACCGGCGACTGCTGACCAGACAGCAACGATGAGAAATGACTGA
- the dda1 gene encoding DET1- and DDB1-associated protein 1, with product MEKADFLKGLPVYNKSNFSRFHADSVCKASNRRPSVYLPTREYPSEQIIVTEKTNILLRYLHQQWDKKNAAKKREQDQAEGDSPAPPRKIARTDSQEMNEDS from the exons ATGGAGAAG GCTGATTTCTTGAAAGGACTTCCCGTCTACAACAAGAGCAACTTCAGCAGATTTCATGCAGACTCAGTTTGTAAAGCATCG AATCGGAGGCCCTCTGTGTACCTTCCGACGCGGGAATACCCATCTGAACAGA ttatTGTAACAGAGAAAACCAACATCCTTTTGCGTTACCTCCATCAACAGTGGGACAAAAAG AATGCAGCAAAGAAGAGGGAGCAGGATCAAGCAGAGGGTGACAGCCCAGCGCCCCCAAGGAAGATCGCCAGGACAGATAGCCAAGAGATGAATGAGGATTCATAA